The DNA window GACGCGACCAGTCTGGAGCGCAATCTCTATCTCACCACCCAACTGATCGAGATGGGCCGCCCGCTGGTGCTGGCGCTCAACATGATGGACACCGCCGCCGAGCGCGGTCTGCGGATCGAGGTCGCGGCGCTCTCCGCGCGGCTCGGCTGCCCGGTGGTGCCGATCGTCGCCGCCAGCGGCAAGGGCCTGGATGCGCTGCGTCAGACCCTGTTGGAGACGGCCGCCGCAGCGCGCGGAAAGGACGTGGCGCAACCCGTCGGCATCCACTATGGCCAAGTGCTGGAGGACGCCATCGCGGCGCTGCTCCCGCGCCTGACGCCCATCGCCGTCGCCCAGTCCGATCCGCCGCGCTGGCTGGCCTCGCGTCTGCTCGAAGGCGACGATCTCGCCCGGAGTCTGGTCGGCGACCGGATCGGCCAGAACGAGATTCGCGCGCTGCTGGGAGACGTCGCCGATGACGTCGACATCCTGCTCGCCGATGCCCGCTACGGTTTCGCCCACGCAGTGGTCCAGGCGGCGGTATCGCACTCCGGCACGGTCTCGCGGAATTTCACCGACCGGGTCGACCGGGTCATGCTCAATCGTGCGCTCGGCATCCCGATCTTCCTGGTCGTGATGTATCTGATGTTCATGTTCACCATCAACATCGGCGGCGCCTTCATCGATGTCTTCGATCAGGCCGCCGGGACCATCTTCGTCGACGGGACGGCGTTCGTACTGGCGGCCCTCGGCACGCCGGACTGGCTGATCGTCGGACTCGCCGACGGCATCGGCGGCGGCATCCAGGTGGTCGCGACCTTCATCCCCATCATCGCCTTCCTCTATCTCTTCATGTCGGTGCTGGAAGACTCGGGCTACATGGCACGCGCCGCCTTTGTGATGGATCGTTTCATGCGCGCGGTCGGGCTCCCCGGCAAGTCGTTCGTCCCGCTGCTGGTGGGCTTCGGCTGCAACGTGCCGGCGATCATGGCCGCGCGCACTCTGGAGAATTCGCGCGACCGCATCCTCACCGTGCTGATGGCGCCCTTCATGTCCTGCGGCGCGCGACTGCCGGTCTATGCGCTCTTCGCCGCGGCCTTCTTCCCGGTCGGCGGTCAGAACATCGTCTTCGCGCTCTATCTGATCGGCATCGCCGCCGCCATGCTCACCGGCTTCATTCTCAAGCGCACCCTGCTCGAAGGTCAGACGACGCCCTTCGTGATGGAACTGCCGCCCTACCATCTGCCGACGATCAAAGGCGTGCTGCTGCGGACCTGGGATCGCACCAGCGGCTTCGTGGTGCGCGCCGGCTCGGTTATCGTGCCCATGGTGCTGGTGATCAACGTGCTCAACACCACCGGAACGGACGGCAGCTTCGGCAACGAGGACAGCGAACGCTCGGTGCTCGCCTCGATCGGTCGCACCATGGCCCCGGCCTTCGCACCCATGGGGCTGGACGCGGAAAACTGGCCGGCGACCGTCGGCATCTTCACCGGCATCCTGGCCAAGGAGGCGGTCGTCGGCACCCTGGACGCGACCTATTCGGCGCTCGGAAACTCGCCGGACGACGCCGACACCGAGGCCGAGCCCTACAGTCTGCTCGGCGGACTCAGCGCGGCGCTCGCGACCGTCCCGGTCAATCTGGTCGATGCGCTCGGCGGCTGGACCGATCCCATGGGGCTTGGGATCGGCGATGTCAGCGACCTGGAGACAGCCGCCGCGGAACAGGCCGTCACCACGGGCACCTTTGGGGCCATGGCATCCCGTTTCGACGGAGCAGCCGGAGCCTTCGCCTATCTGCTGTTCATCCTGTTGTATGCGCCCTGCGTGGCCGCCATCGCCGCCATCGCTCGCGAGACCTCGACAGGCTGGGCGATCTTCGCCGCCGCCTGGACCACCGGGCTGGGCTATCTGACCGCGACCGTCTTCTATCAGACGGCCATCTTCGCGCGTGACCCGGCCAGCTCGGCGGCCTGGATCGGCGGGATGCTGGCAATTTTGATCGCCACGACCATCGGAATGCGCGCTTGGGCGCGGCGCGGTCCAGTCGCGCCCGCCCTGGCGCGCGACAGTCTCTGAAGGAAAATGACAACATGATCGTTTCCGAGCTTTCGCAGTATCTGCGCGACAACCGCCGCGCCGCGCTACGCGATCTGTCCTACCGTTTCGACGCCGACCCCGACGCCCTGCGCGGCATGCTCGGCACCCTGGAGCGCAAGGGCCGGGTGCGCCTGCTGCCCGCGAATACCCCCTGCGGGGGCGGTTGCAGCAGTTGCGACATGGCCTCGGTGGAGATTTATGAGTGGGTGGAGTGAGAGATCTGTTTTCACACGGCAGTGGTCAGTGGTCGTTATAGCCGTCCAAACGGATATCCAGGCATCAAAATCTGCGCCGGCTGGGAGCCGGCTGCACGATGTTTGCCCTGCAATCGCCTCGAATGGCCATATCGGGTGTCAGACTTTTTGTCATCGGGCGGGGGGCGTCCGGAGCTTTTCACGTTCGGGCATTCCAAAAACTGCCAACCCCCGCGTTTGGCAACACGGCTCCGACGGGTTATCTTCTTATCCCCATGGAGACACTCCTTCGCGTCACCGATCTCAGCCGATCCTTCGGCGGCCATCCGGCCCTCTCCGAGGTCAACCTGTGCCTGGAACGCGGCGAGGTGCTGGGTCTGCTCGGCCCCAATGGCGCGGGCAAGACGACCTGTCTGCGTCTGCTCGGCGGGATGCTCGCGCCCACGAGCGGTCGCATCGAAATCCAGGGCATCGACCTGGCGCGCCGACCGCTGGAGGCCAAGCGCCATCTGGGCTATCTGCCCGAACGCCCGCCGCTCTATCCGGAACTGCGGGTCAACGAATATCTGACCTTCTGCGCCCGGCTGCATCGCATCCCGCGCCGACGCATCGCCGAGTCCATCGATGAGGTCAAACAGCGCTGCGGTCTGGTTGACAGCGGACGCCGACTGATCGCCAAGCTCTCGAAAGGCTATCGGCAGCGGCTCGGGATCGCGCAGGCCATCCTGCACCACCCACGATTGCTGATCCTCGACGAACCGACCGAAGGACTCGATCCCTTCCAGATGCGCGAGCTGCGCGGTCTGATCCGCGAACTCGCGAGCGACTGTGGCGTGATCCTGTCCAGCCATCTGCTGCCCGAGATCCAGTCGGTTTGCGATCGAGCGGTGATCCTGGACCAGGGGCGGATCCGCTTCAACGATTATCTGATGAAGGAACAGCCGACCTACGGCTGGCGGGTACGCTTGGGGCCGCGCTCAACGCTCGTCAAGCTGACCGATCTGAGCTGTCTCCTCGGTGCCGTGGATATGGGCGAGGATCGCTATCGGGTGCTGCTGGCCGATGGCGCGGATTCGGCGGAGCTGGCACGTCAGATCGTCCAGGCGGGTCTCGAACTGCGCGAACTGGTACCGGAGCATAGCGATCTGGAACGCGCCTTTTTCGACCTGATCGGGGTGGAGGAAGACGCATGATCGGCGCCATTGTCGGGCGGGAGTGGCGTGGCGGGCTGGTGACGCCCTTGCCCTGGATCCTGCTGGGGGCGGGACAGGTGGTGCTCGCCTGGATCTTTCTGCGGGTGATCGAGAACTTCAGCGGTCTGGGCGCGGACGAACGGGTCGCGAGCCTGACCCAGGAACTGGCGCTGAACCTGTTCGGCTTCGCCGCCGTCATCGCCATGCTCGCCGCGCCGCTGATGGCGATGCGGATGTTGAGCGGCGAGTTTCGCGACGGTAGTTATCAATTGATCGAGGCGGCGCCGGTGCGACTCGCGGAGGTCGCCATCGGCAAGTTTCTGGGTCTGGCGCTGCTGATGACCCCGCTCTGTCTGCTGCCGGCCGTCAATCTGCTGATGCTGGCCGGCGCGGCCGAGTTGGATGTCGGACAGGTGGCCGCGGCGACGCTGGGGCTCTGGCTCGCGACCCTGCTGTTCTGCGCCATCGGGCTCTATGCCTCCAGTCTGACCGACCAGCCGGGGGCATCGGTGTTCGTCGCGTTCGGGATCCTGCTGTTGTTCTCCATCATTGGGCGTGCCGAATCGCTCACGGACCGGACACTCTCGCTGTTCGGCTGGCTGTCCTGGAACGAGCATCTGTTCTGGTTTCTGCTGGGGGCCGTGCGCTTGAGCGATCTGGCCTATTTCATCTTCTTTACCGGCGTCTTTCTGGCCCTGACCCATCGCCGGCTCGCCAATCGGCGTCTGCAATGAAAGGGTTGAACGACGCGATCCGGAGTCGCTTGCGCCGTCTGGAACGCCAGTTGGCCGATGGTGCGTTCGTCGTGCTGCTCCTGGCTCTGGCGATCTCCGCCGGTTGGCTGGTGGCACGGCATGATCGTTACTGGGACTGGACCGCCACTGCCGGCAACACCCTAACCCGCGAAAGTCAGGCGATCCTCGAACGCCTGGAGGCTCCGTTGCGCGCCACGGTTTTTGCCGATGCGGACACGCCGCTCGGCAAGGCGATCGACAGACTCCTGACTCCCTATTCGCAGGCCCTGCCCGACCTGCGGATCGAGTATCTGGATCCGCAACGCTTTCCCGAGCAGGCGCGCGACGCGGACGTGTCGCTGGTCGGTCAGATCCTGCTGGAATACCGCGGCCGGCGCGAGACCCTGAACGAACTGAGCGAGCGCGCCATTTCCGCCGCCATTGCCCGTCTGTCCGAGACCCGCGCGCCCTGGGTGGCGGTCATCGAAGGTCACGGCGAACGCGCCATCCTCGGCGAGAGCGGCACGGATCTGGGCCGTTTCGGGCAGGAACTCAGGGAACAGGGCTATCTGGCGCGTCCACTGGATCTGGCGCTTCTCAAGGACGTGCCGGACAACACCCGTCTGGTGGTGCTCTCGACGCCGACCATTCCATTTTTTCCGGGCGAGGTCGAGGGTTTGAACCGCTATCTGGATCGCGGCGGAAACCTGCTCTGGCTGCTGGATCCGGGGCCGCTGAACGGGCTGGAGCCCTTGGCGGAGCAACTGGGTCTGGCGATCCTGCCGGGCATCGTCGTGGATGCCGCCGCAGCCGGTCTGGGCGTGGATACGCCGACTGCCGCCGTGATTACCGAGTATCCGGACGACGAGCTGGCGGGCGAACTCAGCGACCCGGCGCTGCTGCCGGGGAGTCTCGCCTTCGAGACCCAGGTCGCGCCGGGCTGGACGCTTGACTCCTACCTCGCGACGGGGGCGCAAAGCTGGAACGAAACCGGCCGGATCGAGGGTAAAATCGACCGTGACGAGGTGGTCGGCGAACAGCCCGGCCCCTTGCCCGTCGTCCTGGCCCTGACGCGGACGCTCCCCGAGACGGAGACAGGCGCCGACCGCGAGCAGCGGGTGCTGGTGGTCGGCGATGGCGATTTCATCGGCAACGCCCAGCTTGGCAGCCATGGCAACCGAGCGCTCGGGATCCGGATGCTGCGCTGGCTGAGTCGCGGCGAGGCGCTGCTGGAACTGCCCCCGCCTCCGAGCGCCGTCGCGCCCCTGATCCTGGACGACACCCGGCGGATGCTGCTGGGTCTCGGGGCCTTGTTCCTGTTGCCGGGACTCTTTCTGAGTATCGGGCTGACGGTGCGCTGGCAGCGCTGGAGGGGCCGATGACAGTGCGCTGGGCGATCAATGGTCTGCTGCTGGCGCTGGTGCTCGTGCTGGTCTCGCTGATCCAGCGCGATCTGAGCCGGGGGCGCACGCCGCCGACCCTCTCGGATCTGATCGCGTCCGATCTGTTGTTGATCGAGATCGCCCGCGAGGGCGAGCCGGCCATTCAGCTTGGCCAGTCGCTTCAGGGCTGGCGGCTGGAAGCGCCGATGGAGGCGGACGCCGATCCGGAGCGGATCGACAGACTGCTCGCGATTCTGGACACTCCGGTGCATCGCAGTATCCCGCAAGCCTCAGCGGCGCTCGACCAACTCGGTCTGGCGTCGCCCCGCATCCGGCTGCGGCTCAACACCCTCGAACTGGCCTTCGGCGGCATCGATCCGATCAGTCAATACCGCTATGTGGCGAGCGAAGGTCTGATTCATTTGATCGACGACCGCTTCTATCCGCTGCTGATCGCGCCGCCGCTCGACTATGTCTCGCGTCGCCTGCTGCCGCGCGGCTTCGTGCCGGTTTTCGGACGCCTCGCCGGGGTGCCGCTGGCGGCCGACGCGCTGGACGGACTGGTGGAAGTGGTCGCGGAGCGGATCGAACCGCTGACCGGCGAGCCATCCGGTTCGCCGGTCGAACTCAAGTCCGAGGATGGCACCGCGTTACGTTTTCTGGTCTCCGAGGATCGTCGGCGCTGGAGTCGAAGCCTGCCGGTCAGCACGCTACAACAGGGACCGAAAGACGGCGCCGCGCCGCCCTCCTCCCTACTTTATGTGCTCGCCACGGCACCCGTGCTGACCGAGAATCCCAGCGCCATCGATCCCACGCCGCCCGCGCCCGAGGTTCCGCCGTCGGATCGGGTTCTGGAGTCTGCCCCCTTCTCCGAGCAGACGCAGGACGAGAGTGAGGATCCGTTCGCGCCACCGTCGGATCTGGAGGAGTCGAATTTCGACGAACCGGATCCGAACGCCATCCTGCCCGGCGATGTCGAACTGGGCCGGCCCCCGGAGGTCCGTCTGACGCCCGACGGTCAGGCGCCGGCCGACGTTCGGCGCAGAAGCCAACTTCGCGGCGAACCGGACAAGGCCGCGCCTATCGGTTTCGGAGAGGATCCCTTCGCGCCCGATCCCGAGTACGGCGAGGAATAAGGAAGGATTCTGACATCAAGGATGCGCGATCCAATCTATCGACTTTCTCGACCAGGACGCGGGTGCGCGCCTCGACCGCCAGCCTGCCCCCCTGGGCGATCGATGACCGCCCCGGAGCCAAATCTCACGCTGGACGCGCGTTAGTCCTCATAGCGCAAGAAGATGTTGCTGTCGGAATCTCGACGCCAAAAATCGCTCCCATCCGATCCCATGCCCGCGCCCGTGCCGGATGCATAAATGCCGGCGGATGACGATCCCATCGGCATGCGCTCGAAGGCGGAGAACTCGGCCCGTTCCTCGCTCGTCTGATTGTAAGGCCATTCGTAGTTGAGGAAGTTGTTGGTATGCCAACCACTCCACCCACCGGCGCCACGCGGATTCAACCCGCCGCCGTACTTCGGTTCAAAGGCGGAGAATTCGGCCCGCTCCCCGCTCGTCCCAAGATAGGGCGATTCGTAGTTGAGGAAGTTGTTGGTTCGCCAACCACTCCACACCTCGACGCCGCTCCGCTCCGCTCCGCCGTACTCGGGCATGTTTGAGGATGACACCAGACCCGTCTGCAACAGACCGACCGCAAGCAGGCTTAGCGCGAAACCGTTTTTCGTCTTCATCTCGATACCTCCACATTGGAAATACGAAATACCATGCGTACCTTGGCCTCTGTGCCCGAACGGCAGAACCCGCGAGCAATCGCCTCCGCGCCGCCCCTAACACAGGATGGTCAACTCGATTAAAAGTATGGATAGCGAGTTCCAGAAAAAAAACCGCGCGGTTTTTAGCTTATTTTGCGGTCGGTTACGCCATGTTGTCACCGCTCCTGGCGGATTGCGGCGGTGATCGAGGAGGGAACAGCAAGGGGTATTTTCAGGCGGCGAACGCCCGCGACATGAACGCGACCTGCCCCGCCCTTGCGGTGGCAGGCTCGGAATCAGTCGGTGGCGACGTTAAAAGCAATCGCCGATGGGGACGGGGACGCCACGGCGGCGGCCGTGGCCGCGCAGTGACTCAACACCAGCGACGGCGGATCCACCGAAAAGATGAAGGGGGCGGCCTTGCGCAGAGCGCTCAGGCCCAGGATCTGGCGCGTCCCGGCAGGGAATACCGCCGCTTCCACATCGTGAATCCAGCAATTGCCGCCGATGTTCAGCGCGCCGATGGCATAGACCGAAACCTCCATCTCGCTGCCATTGGCGAGGATGCCTTGGAGCCGTTTGACATAACGAACGCCGCCCTGGCGCTTGAGTGTGCGAAGCGTGCCCTCGTTGATCGTGACATAGCCAGAACCGGTGTCGACCATCAGTTCCGTATCGCCAAAACCCTGGATATGGGTAGAAACATAGAAGGTTGCCGCCGCCTTCTCCCGCATCGCGATGTGGGTGCCGAACTCCGCCGCCAAGGCTGGATTCAGGGCCAATAACAGTACTGCCAAAGGCACAAAAAACAACCTTGATCGCATGGGACGCTTTCCTTTGAAAGAGGTGAAAGTGCACATTAGCCCAGAGTCTATCCTGAAAGAAAATGAATATTCCGTGACGGGCGTCACTGTTTGGTCGTCGATGCGATACCGGCGGTCGGGTCGCTCTTGCCGACGTCGATCGGCAGCGCCGTCCGAATCTCCGTGCTAACCGCGGATTCTGGGTTAGCATGCCCCGCCCCGTCCTCGCGCGGGGCTTTCATTCTTCCTTAATCATGAGTACGCGGAAAAGACATCGATGGCGGAACAAAAACTCGGTAATCCAGCAGTGGTCGGCCTGGCCGGCTTCGGACTCACCACCATGGTGCTGCAATTCCATAACGTCGGCTGGATGTCCAGCATTGGGCCGGTGATCTGGCTCGGGCTGATTTTCGGCGGCGCGGCGCAATTCTTCGCCGGACTTCAGGAGCAAAAAACCGGCAACAATTTCGGCTACTGCGCCTTCACCTCCTACGGCGCTTTCTGGATCGCGCTGGCGCTGATGCTGATCGCGAATAACTACGATCTCTTCAAGGCCAGCACGCAGGACGTCGGCTGGTTCCTGGTCGCCTGGACCCTGTTCACGGCGATTCTCTGGGTCGGCTCGCTACGCATTCACGGCGCCATGGCCATGACCTTCACCCTGTTGCTGGCCGGCTTCATCCTGCTGGATCTGGCGCACTTCGGTTATCCCGGCCTGACGGTCGTTGCCGGCTACGTCCTGATGGCCTGTGCCCTGACGGCCTGGTACATGATGGCGCGCATCATCCTGAACGAGGTCTATGAGCGCGAGCTGCTGCCCGCGGGAAAGCCCTGGGTGAATTGAGCGCCCCGGCGATCACGCCTTCCGAACCGCTCGCTAAAAGAGGATTCAACGATGGGAAAACACAGATTTGCCTTGGCCGGCCTGGCCTTGACACTGAGCACCGCGCCCGCCATGAGCTGGGCCGCGGACGCCGCCAGCGCCGAGGAAGTGGTGGCGAAGGTGCGCGAGGCCGTCCACTACCTGAACGAAAAGGGTCTGGCCGGTTTCTCGGATTTCAACAATAACAAGGACGCCCGCTGGGTGTGGAAAGACAGCTATGTGTTCGTCTATAGCTGCCGCGAGGATGTCATGATCGCCCATCCCCTGCGTCCCGATCTGGTGGGCAAGCCCATCCTGCAGATGCGCGACGATCAGGATCACCCGCTGTTTCAGGATCTCTGCAAGGCCGGCGCGAACAAGGATGGCGGCTGGGTCGAGTATTGGTGGCCGAAACCCGGCGAGGCGAAGGCTTCGCGCAAGATTTCCTACGCCCACAGCGCCGCGGTCTCGTTCAAGTCGGATATCCAGGTCGGCGCAGGGATCTATGACGGTCGGCTCACGCCCGCCGATCTGAGCAAGATCATCGAGGATTCGACCAAGCCCCAGAAGGCTGTGCCCTGACCTGAACGGAACGCGGGTTGTTCGACCGGGGCCATCCATCGGCCCCGGCAGCCCATGGCCTGTCGTTCGCAAGCGACCGAATCAAGCCCAAAATTCACATCGGTTTTACTCGGAACTCGCCGCGCTACCCTGAACTCGAACATTGTGACAAGTGCCGTGGGTGACGGGACGCGGGTCAAACCGTCTCGGTCACCGGACATCGCGGCACGAATCCTGTCCCACCTGGGAGGTATCGAGATGAAAACCGTAGGCAATCTCACGCTGAGCCTGCTCGCGATCGGCATGCTGCAGGCGACTCCGGCGTTGACGGCCGATCTCGGCGCCCTGCCGCCGGCTCAAATGCACAATGGCATCACCTATATCACCGGCGGTATCGGCCAGCCCGAGTCCACCGCGATGAAGGCGGCGGCTGGTCGTTACGACCTCATGCTGACCTTTGCCGAGCGTAGCGGCGCCTATCTCGCCGGTGTCAAGGTCAACATCGCCGATCGGAGCGGCGACACCATCCTGGATATTGTTTCCGGGCCGATCCTGCTGGTCGATCTACCCGCCGGCAGCTATCGGGTGCGGGCGGACGTTGCCGGCAATCCGCTGATCAAGACCGTCAACGTCGCTGGCAAGACGCACCGCCATGTCGCTTACGCCTGGCCCAACAACATCGACGAGCGAAGCGAATTCTCCGCCTTCGAATCCGAGCCGATGGAGCGCGCGCCATGCAAGTCCACCGGAGCCTCCTCCGGCATGGGCGAAATGAGGTGGAATGAGTAGATCGAAGCGGATGATCGCCGTTCCGGTCACAGGTCGAAGCTGGCCCACACCGGACAGTGATCGGAGGGCTTCTCCATGCCACGGATGGCATAGTCGATGTCGGCGCCAAGGAGACGCTCTCGGAGTGGCGCCGTCACCAACAGATGATCGATCCGCAACCCATGCCTGGGCTCGCGCTCGAACCCCCGAGAGCGATAATCGAACCAACTGAACCGGTCGTCGGCCTCGGGGTGAAGCGCCCGATAGGCGTCGGTCAGTCCCCAGTCCGTGATCGCCTTGAGCCAGTCCCGCTCTTCCGGCAGAAAGCTGCATTTGCCGGTCCGCAGCCAGCGTTTCGCGTTATCCGCGCCGATTCCGATGTCCAGATCCAGGGGGGCCACGTTCATATCGCCGAGCACCACCAGATTTTGGTCCGGCGCGAAGTCCGCGCGCAGATAGTCCAGCAGATCCGCGTAGAATTTGCGTTTCGCGGGGAATTTCAGCGGATGGTCGCGGCTCTCGCCTTGGGGGAAATAGCCGTTGATGACCGTGATTTCATCGCCGTTCGACAAGGGGTAGCGTCCCGTCATGAGGCGTCGCTGGGCGTCTTCGGAGTCGTTTGGAAACCCACGGGTCACGGCACGCGGTTCGATCTGACTTAGCAGGGCCACGCCATAGTGGCCTTTCTGACCGTGAACGTGGGTCGCGTACCCCAGTCCCCGCGCCCAGTCGAACGGAAACTGTTCGTCGACAACCTTGCATTCCTGAAGACCGACCACGTCGGGGGCATGCGCCGCCTTCAGCGCCTCGACCTGATGCGGCCGGGCGCGAATTCCGTTGATGTTGAACGAGACGATCTTGAACAATTCAGGCAGCCTCCGGTGATTCGAATGCGTCGGAAGGCTAGCACGCCGGAACGCGATTCCACTACATGTCGCTGACACTCGCGCGGTTGATATTGACGCGACCCGCCAGCGGGCTTCTACGTCGGCATTGAGCATCGCCGGGCAGGACATCCAAACTGTTCAATCACATTATAAATCTTTAATATTGGTTGCCCGCGAAGGAACCGGCTATGACCGAAGCCAATCCGGTCCGTCGCAACCGCCTCCAGCGGCATCGATTCTCTCCCCTCTGTCTATTTTGCCCAGGACTTCGACTCGCCATGAAAACCGCCCGCTCGCCCAATTGGTCCTGGATGCTGCCTTTCATGACCTGGCTGCCGGGGGTTGGGCGCGTCGAACTCAAGGCCGATCTGGTCGCGGCGCTGACTGGCGCCATCGTGGTGCTGCCGCAGGGTGTCGCCTTCGCCACCATCGCCGGAATGCCGCCCGAGTACGGTCTGTACGCCGGCATGGTGCCAGCCATCATCGCCGCGCTGTTCGGCTCGTCGCGCCATCTGGTGTCGGGGCCGACCACGGCCGCCTCGGTGGTGCTCTTTTCGTCGCTCTCCATCATGGCCATTCCGGGCACGCCCGATTATGTGACCCTGGCCCTGACCCTGACCTTCATGGTCGGCGTAATGGAACTGGCGCTGGGATTTGCGCGCATGGGCGCGCTGGTCAATTTCATCTCGCATTCGGTGATCGTCGGCTTTACCGCCGGCGCGGCGGTCCTGATCGCGGCCAAGCAGCTCAAATATTTCTTCGGCATCGAGATGGACAGCGGCGGCCATCTGCATGACATCCTGTTCCAGTTCGGTCAGCACATCGTCGAGATCAACCCGCTCGCCACGCTGGTCGCCGCCGTGACGCTTGGGATCGGCATCGTCTGCAAACGCTGGCTGCCGCGCATCCCCTACATGATCGTCGCCATGATCGGCGGCAGTCTGCTGGCCGTGGCCCTGGATCTC is part of the Thiocystis violascens DSM 198 genome and encodes:
- the feoB gene encoding Fe(2+) transporter permease subunit FeoB, with translation MNQTYTIGVVGNPNCGKTTLFNALTGARQRVGNWPGVTVERKTGRYRFGDTEFTLVDLPGTYSLDVSEQSVSLDERIARDFVHAREADLILNILDATSLERNLYLTTQLIEMGRPLVLALNMMDTAAERGLRIEVAALSARLGCPVVPIVAASGKGLDALRQTLLETAAAARGKDVAQPVGIHYGQVLEDAIAALLPRLTPIAVAQSDPPRWLASRLLEGDDLARSLVGDRIGQNEIRALLGDVADDVDILLADARYGFAHAVVQAAVSHSGTVSRNFTDRVDRVMLNRALGIPIFLVVMYLMFMFTINIGGAFIDVFDQAAGTIFVDGTAFVLAALGTPDWLIVGLADGIGGGIQVVATFIPIIAFLYLFMSVLEDSGYMARAAFVMDRFMRAVGLPGKSFVPLLVGFGCNVPAIMAARTLENSRDRILTVLMAPFMSCGARLPVYALFAAAFFPVGGQNIVFALYLIGIAAAMLTGFILKRTLLEGQTTPFVMELPPYHLPTIKGVLLRTWDRTSGFVVRAGSVIVPMVLVINVLNTTGTDGSFGNEDSERSVLASIGRTMAPAFAPMGLDAENWPATVGIFTGILAKEAVVGTLDATYSALGNSPDDADTEAEPYSLLGGLSAALATVPVNLVDALGGWTDPMGLGIGDVSDLETAAAEQAVTTGTFGAMASRFDGAAGAFAYLLFILLYAPCVAAIAAIARETSTGWAIFAAAWTTGLGYLTATVFYQTAIFARDPASSAAWIGGMLAILIATTIGMRAWARRGPVAPALARDSL
- a CDS encoding FeoC-like transcriptional regulator, with translation MIVSELSQYLRDNRRAALRDLSYRFDADPDALRGMLGTLERKGRVRLLPANTPCGGGCSSCDMASVEIYEWVE
- a CDS encoding ABC transporter ATP-binding protein is translated as METLLRVTDLSRSFGGHPALSEVNLCLERGEVLGLLGPNGAGKTTCLRLLGGMLAPTSGRIEIQGIDLARRPLEAKRHLGYLPERPPLYPELRVNEYLTFCARLHRIPRRRIAESIDEVKQRCGLVDSGRRLIAKLSKGYRQRLGIAQAILHHPRLLILDEPTEGLDPFQMRELRGLIRELASDCGVILSSHLLPEIQSVCDRAVILDQGRIRFNDYLMKEQPTYGWRVRLGPRSTLVKLTDLSCLLGAVDMGEDRYRVLLADGADSAELARQIVQAGLELRELVPEHSDLERAFFDLIGVEEDA
- a CDS encoding ABC transporter permease, with product MIGAIVGREWRGGLVTPLPWILLGAGQVVLAWIFLRVIENFSGLGADERVASLTQELALNLFGFAAVIAMLAAPLMAMRMLSGEFRDGSYQLIEAAPVRLAEVAIGKFLGLALLMTPLCLLPAVNLLMLAGAAELDVGQVAAATLGLWLATLLFCAIGLYASSLTDQPGASVFVAFGILLLFSIIGRAESLTDRTLSLFGWLSWNEHLFWFLLGAVRLSDLAYFIFFTGVFLALTHRRLANRRLQ
- a CDS encoding GldG family protein translates to MKGLNDAIRSRLRRLERQLADGAFVVLLLALAISAGWLVARHDRYWDWTATAGNTLTRESQAILERLEAPLRATVFADADTPLGKAIDRLLTPYSQALPDLRIEYLDPQRFPEQARDADVSLVGQILLEYRGRRETLNELSERAISAAIARLSETRAPWVAVIEGHGERAILGESGTDLGRFGQELREQGYLARPLDLALLKDVPDNTRLVVLSTPTIPFFPGEVEGLNRYLDRGGNLLWLLDPGPLNGLEPLAEQLGLAILPGIVVDAAAAGLGVDTPTAAVITEYPDDELAGELSDPALLPGSLAFETQVAPGWTLDSYLATGAQSWNETGRIEGKIDRDEVVGEQPGPLPVVLALTRTLPETETGADREQRVLVVGDGDFIGNAQLGSHGNRALGIRMLRWLSRGEALLELPPPPSAVAPLILDDTRRMLLGLGALFLLPGLFLSIGLTVRWQRWRGR
- a CDS encoding DUF4340 domain-containing protein, which produces MTVRWAINGLLLALVLVLVSLIQRDLSRGRTPPTLSDLIASDLLLIEIAREGEPAIQLGQSLQGWRLEAPMEADADPERIDRLLAILDTPVHRSIPQASAALDQLGLASPRIRLRLNTLELAFGGIDPISQYRYVASEGLIHLIDDRFYPLLIAPPLDYVSRRLLPRGFVPVFGRLAGVPLAADALDGLVEVVAERIEPLTGEPSGSPVELKSEDGTALRFLVSEDRRRWSRSLPVSTLQQGPKDGAAPPSSLLYVLATAPVLTENPSAIDPTPPAPEVPPSDRVLESAPFSEQTQDESEDPFAPPSDLEESNFDEPDPNAILPGDVELGRPPEVRLTPDGQAPADVRRRSQLRGEPDKAAPIGFGEDPFAPDPEYGEE
- a CDS encoding retropepsin-like aspartic protease, yielding MCTFTSFKGKRPMRSRLFFVPLAVLLLALNPALAAEFGTHIAMREKAAATFYVSTHIQGFGDTELMVDTGSGYVTINEGTLRTLKRQGGVRYVKRLQGILANGSEMEVSVYAIGALNIGGNCWIHDVEAAVFPAGTRQILGLSALRKAAPFIFSVDPPSLVLSHCAATAAAVASPSPSAIAFNVATD
- a CDS encoding acetate uptake transporter, with protein sequence MAEQKLGNPAVVGLAGFGLTTMVLQFHNVGWMSSIGPVIWLGLIFGGAAQFFAGLQEQKTGNNFGYCAFTSYGAFWIALALMLIANNYDLFKASTQDVGWFLVAWTLFTAILWVGSLRIHGAMAMTFTLLLAGFILLDLAHFGYPGLTVVAGYVLMACALTAWYMMARIILNEVYERELLPAGKPWVN
- a CDS encoding cache domain-containing protein, with translation MGKHRFALAGLALTLSTAPAMSWAADAASAEEVVAKVREAVHYLNEKGLAGFSDFNNNKDARWVWKDSYVFVYSCREDVMIAHPLRPDLVGKPILQMRDDQDHPLFQDLCKAGANKDGGWVEYWWPKPGEAKASRKISYAHSAAVSFKSDIQVGAGIYDGRLTPADLSKIIEDSTKPQKAVP
- the xthA gene encoding exodeoxyribonuclease III → MFKIVSFNINGIRARPHQVEALKAAHAPDVVGLQECKVVDEQFPFDWARGLGYATHVHGQKGHYGVALLSQIEPRAVTRGFPNDSEDAQRRLMTGRYPLSNGDEITVINGYFPQGESRDHPLKFPAKRKFYADLLDYLRADFAPDQNLVVLGDMNVAPLDLDIGIGADNAKRWLRTGKCSFLPEERDWLKAITDWGLTDAYRALHPEADDRFSWFDYRSRGFEREPRHGLRIDHLLVTAPLRERLLGADIDYAIRGMEKPSDHCPVWASFDL